The segment TCGAGGTAAAAGGCGCTGATCACCACATCGGCCGGGCCGCGGGCCAGCGCGTCGAGGAGGTCGGAGCCGGAACTGCACTGGAGTATCTGGTCGATGCCCAGTTCCGCAAGGGATTGGCGGATGATGTTCGCCTGCACGCCGGACGGTTCGACCAGCGCGACGATCAGATGGGGCAGTTCCAGCATGGCATGTCTCGCAAAAAGGGAACGGGGCTACAGTTGGCAGTGTAGCCCAGCTATCCCGGGGAGACTACGGAAATCACGCGTCCTGGTGGTAGCGGGTGACGATTTCCACTTCCTCTTTCGAGCCGAGGAACACGGCGACGCGTTCGTGCAGGGCTTCGGGCTGGATGGCCATGATGCGCTCGCGTCCGTTGGTCGCCATGCCGCCGGCCTGCTCGATGATGAAGGCCATCGGATTGCCTTCGTACATCAGGCGCAGCTTGCCTTTCTTTTCCGGTTCGCGGGCATCGCGCGGGTACATGAAAATGCCGCCCCGCGTGATGATGCGATGCACTTCGGCGACCATGGAGGCAACCCAGCGCATGTTGAAATCGCGTCCCCGCGGGCCGGTGCTGCCGGCGAGCATTTCTTCCACGTAGCGTTTGACCGGGGGTTCCCAGTGGCGCCAGTTGGACATGTTGATGGCGAATTCGCCGGTGCGTTCGGGAACGCGCATGTCGCGGTGGGTGAGGACGAAGCTGCCGGTTTCGCGATCCAGGGTGAAACCGTGCACGCCGGCGCCCCAGGTCAGCACCAGCATGGTC is part of the Paludibacterium paludis genome and harbors:
- a CDS encoding class 1 fructose-bisphosphatase, which translates into the protein MSRITLSRFLIEEQRKGGSLPPQLRLLIETVGRACKAISYSVNKGALAGVLGEAGTGNIQGEAQKKLDVIANDYLLDANEWGGSLAAMASEEMELPYHIPGEYPKGDYLLLFDPLDGSSNIDVNISVGTIFSVLRCPEGTEHASEESFLQPGTRQVAAGYTVYGPQTMLVLTWGAGVHGFTLDRETGSFVLTHRDMRVPERTGEFAINMSNWRHWEPPVKRYVEEMLAGSTGPRGRDFNMRWVASMVAEVHRIITRGGIFMYPRDAREPEKKGKLRLMYEGNPMAFIIEQAGGMATNGRERIMAIQPEALHERVAVFLGSKEEVEIVTRYHQDA